A window of Acidobacteriota bacterium contains these coding sequences:
- the thiO gene encoding glycine oxidase ThiO, translating into METDVIVAGAGLIGLALARELAAHGLRVAVFDAGAAAQQASWAGAGMLAGRQTSDPQLRPLTIASARLYPTWVAELERETGASVGYRPGGTLFLASANHPAPAPALEGWQKIDHARLAELEPQLACHGKIEVWRIADDHSVDNRALSAALLTSMRARGVRLVEHAAVSAIEPALDGGLTVTAGSERHHAPIVVNAAGAWASQIVAPVSVPVRPRKGQMLCLRSRIALRHVIEGADIYLVPRTDGRILVGSTVEDVGFAGGVEPARIEEFRRHAAALVPALADAAVQETWAGFRPCSGDELPILGPTSCPGYWLAAGHYRDGILLAPITAKILTSAITKGFLTSALDLTPFRPGRFAVAA; encoded by the coding sequence ATGGAGACTGATGTAATCGTTGCCGGCGCGGGACTGATCGGTCTGGCGCTGGCGCGCGAACTCGCAGCGCACGGACTTCGGGTCGCTGTGTTCGACGCCGGCGCGGCCGCGCAGCAGGCCTCCTGGGCGGGCGCGGGCATGTTGGCAGGCCGGCAGACGAGCGATCCGCAACTGCGGCCGCTGACGATCGCCAGTGCGCGGCTCTATCCCACCTGGGTCGCCGAGCTGGAGCGTGAAACTGGCGCTTCGGTCGGTTACCGTCCCGGTGGAACGCTGTTTCTGGCCAGCGCGAATCATCCGGCGCCTGCGCCGGCCCTGGAAGGCTGGCAAAAGATCGATCACGCCCGCCTTGCCGAGCTGGAGCCGCAGCTTGCCTGCCATGGCAAAATCGAAGTCTGGCGCATCGCCGATGACCACAGCGTAGATAATCGCGCCTTGTCGGCCGCGCTGCTCACCTCGATGCGTGCTCGCGGCGTTCGCCTCGTCGAACACGCAGCCGTCAGCGCCATTGAGCCAGCGCTGGACGGCGGGTTGACGGTCACGGCTGGGAGCGAGCGCCATCATGCGCCCATCGTGGTGAACGCGGCCGGCGCCTGGGCGTCCCAAATTGTGGCGCCGGTGAGCGTTCCGGTGCGCCCGCGCAAGGGTCAGATGCTTTGCCTGCGCAGCCGTATCGCGTTGCGCCATGTGATCGAAGGCGCCGATATCTATCTGGTGCCGCGCACCGATGGGCGCATCCTGGTTGGCTCAACCGTCGAGGACGTGGGCTTTGCCGGCGGCGTCGAGCCGGCGCGCATCGAAGAATTTCGCCGGCACGCCGCCGCGCTGGTGCCGGCGCTGGCCGATGCTGCCGTGCAGGAGACCTGGGCAGGGTTCCGCCCCTGTTCGGGCGATGAGTTGCCGATTCTGGGGCCGACCAGTTGTCCTGGATACTGGCTGGCGGCAGGTCACTACCGCGACGGCATTCTCCTCGCCCCCATAACAGCGAAAATTCTGACTTCGGCCATCACCAAAGGTTTCTTGACGTCCGCGCTCGATCTAACCCCGTTCCGGCCGGGCCGCTTTGCCGTGGCGGCCTGA
- a CDS encoding KpsF/GutQ family sugar-phosphate isomerase, whose protein sequence is MPDSRAIQAAAKRVLAVEAAAVAALSEHIGADFERAVALVLACQGRVVVTGMGKSGLIARKIAATLSSTGSPAVFLHPAEALHGDLGMLVRGDVVIALSQSGETLELVNLLAPIQRLGIPTIALTGAPQSLLARTAEAHLDVSVPEEACPLGLAPTASTTAALAMGDALALAVAEQRGFSSRDFADLHPGGVLGKRLKPVEELMHTGDALPAVAPACAFADVVYEMSRKGFGMACVVEEGKLAGVISDGDLRRLFQAQGAKAVELAAREYMTRQPATIAPDLLAPAALHVMEARKITALPVVDGDGRLLGLVHLHDLWTTEMI, encoded by the coding sequence ATGCCTGATTCTCGCGCCATTCAAGCCGCAGCGAAACGCGTCCTGGCCGTCGAGGCCGCAGCCGTAGCGGCCTTGAGCGAGCACATCGGAGCGGATTTCGAGCGCGCAGTAGCCCTGGTGCTGGCGTGCCAGGGCCGGGTGGTGGTCACCGGCATGGGCAAGAGCGGCCTGATCGCCCGCAAGATTGCGGCCACGCTGAGCTCGACCGGCTCGCCGGCGGTGTTTCTTCACCCCGCCGAGGCGCTGCATGGCGACTTGGGCATGCTGGTGCGCGGTGATGTGGTCATCGCGCTCTCACAGAGCGGCGAGACGCTCGAGCTGGTAAATCTGCTGGCGCCGATTCAGCGCCTGGGCATTCCGACGATTGCGCTCACGGGCGCGCCGCAATCATTGCTGGCGCGCACTGCCGAGGCGCATCTCGACGTGAGCGTGCCGGAAGAAGCCTGTCCGCTGGGGTTGGCACCCACGGCCTCAACCACAGCCGCGCTGGCGATGGGCGACGCGCTGGCGTTGGCCGTGGCGGAGCAGCGCGGCTTCAGTTCGCGCGATTTCGCGGATTTGCATCCCGGCGGCGTGCTGGGCAAGCGGCTTAAGCCGGTCGAGGAACTGATGCACACCGGCGACGCGCTGCCGGCAGTCGCTCCCGCCTGCGCCTTCGCCGATGTTGTGTATGAAATGAGCCGCAAAGGCTTCGGCATGGCCTGCGTAGTCGAGGAGGGCAAACTTGCGGGCGTCATCTCCGACGGCGACCTGCGGCGGCTGTTTCAGGCGCAAGGCGCCAAGGCCGTCGAGCTGGCAGCGCGCGAATACATGACACGCCAACCCGCCACGATCGCCCCGGACTTGCTGGCGCCCGCCGCCCTGCACGTCATGGAAGCGCGCAAGATTACCGCGCTGCCGGTGGTAGATGGCGACGGACGATTACTGGGTCTGGTCCACCTGCACGACCTCTGGACCACGGAGATGATCTGA
- a CDS encoding phosphatase, whose translation MTTPDAIARARSIRLILFDVDGVLTDGVLWYVPGETAENGLVEVKGFSAHDGIGIALARRAGLKTGVITKRTSASLALRARDLRMDYVRQGVDRKGAMLEEIWKLSGCAAEHTCCMGDDIVDLPMLRVAGLAAAPANARAEVRAAAHFVAQHAGGGGAARDLIEFILKAQGKWEQAMQSFLAAPESDYAPENA comes from the coding sequence ATGACCACGCCCGATGCCATCGCCCGTGCCCGTTCGATCCGGCTCATTCTGTTTGACGTGGATGGCGTGCTAACGGATGGCGTGCTGTGGTACGTGCCCGGTGAGACCGCGGAAAACGGCCTGGTCGAGGTCAAGGGCTTCAGCGCCCACGATGGCATCGGCATCGCCCTCGCCCGCCGTGCGGGCCTCAAGACTGGCGTCATCACCAAGCGCACCTCCGCCTCGCTCGCCCTGCGCGCGCGCGACCTGCGCATGGATTACGTACGCCAGGGTGTCGACCGCAAGGGCGCGATGCTGGAGGAGATCTGGAAGCTGAGCGGCTGCGCGGCCGAGCACACCTGTTGCATGGGCGACGACATTGTGGACCTACCCATGCTGCGTGTCGCGGGCCTGGCCGCCGCGCCTGCCAATGCCCGTGCGGAAGTGCGTGCAGCGGCTCATTTTGTGGCGCAGCACGCCGGAGGCGGCGGCGCGGCGCGCGACTTGATCGAGTTCATTCTCAAAGCACAGGGCAAGTGGGAGCAAGCGATGCAGAGCTTTCTGGCGGCGCCGGAATCCGACTACGCTCCGGAAAACGCATGA
- a CDS encoding acyl-CoA thioesterase: MKAVTETQVRVRYAETDQMGVVYHANYLVWFEVGRVEHLRQNGINYADMEADNCIVAVVEARCRYKSPARYDDIITIRTRVTSQRGPIIRFEYEALRADDGVLLAEGETVHVCIDREFQACPLPDKYRLPLAETGLGPRVPARARQVEGE; the protein is encoded by the coding sequence ATGAAGGCAGTTACCGAGACCCAGGTGCGCGTGCGCTATGCCGAGACCGACCAGATGGGCGTGGTCTACCACGCCAACTATCTGGTCTGGTTCGAGGTCGGCCGCGTCGAGCATTTGCGCCAGAACGGCATCAACTACGCCGATATGGAGGCCGACAACTGCATCGTTGCGGTGGTCGAAGCACGCTGCCGCTATAAGTCGCCGGCGCGGTACGACGACATCATCACTATCCGCACGCGCGTCACCAGCCAGCGCGGACCGATTATCCGTTTTGAATACGAAGCGCTGCGTGCCGACGATGGAGTGTTGCTGGCCGAAGGCGAAACCGTGCATGTGTGCATCGACCGTGAATTCCAGGCCTGCCCGCTGCCGGACAAATACCGTTTACCGCTCGCGGAGACAGGGCTGGGGCCACGGGTCCCCGCCCGTGCCCGTCAAGTGGAAGGAGAATAA
- the hutH gene encoding histidine ammonia-lyase codes for MPRVLELKGAGLTLEQVAEVATEYRPVRLAASAVPKLRRTRSVVEAALGKDVPAYGINTGLGRLSDVRIPPDKIRELQLNLIRSHACGVGAPLGTPVVRAMLLLRANSLAKGFSGVRPRVVEALCALLNRRVHPVVPSQGSVGASGDLAPLAHLALVLIGEGEAEYNGRVMSGRAALQQAGLRPLTLEAKEGLSVLNGTNAMLASGSLSLLTAERLVEAAEVIGALSLESLRGTPAAFDARLQEVRGQTGQAVSAEKLRRLIAGSAIRRSHLHCNRVQDAYSLRCMPQVHGAVRDTLAFVRRTFTNEANAAVDNPLVFPTPGSAANGAVLSGGNFHGEPLAYGLDYLAIALCGLAGISERRLERLVNPALNEGLPAFLAPDAGLNSGLMMAQVTAAALVADNRVLAHPASVDSITTSGNKEDYVSMGMGAALKLERVVANTASVLGIELVAASHALKHLEPLLPGRRLQAVLAIVRQRIPPLGRDRIQAPDLAAARELILAGAIL; via the coding sequence ATGCCCCGGGTTCTGGAACTGAAAGGCGCCGGACTGACGCTCGAGCAGGTCGCCGAAGTTGCCACGGAATATCGTCCGGTGCGTCTGGCAGCGAGCGCTGTGCCCAAGCTGCGGCGCACGCGGTCGGTTGTGGAGGCCGCGCTCGGCAAAGATGTTCCGGCCTATGGCATCAACACCGGCCTCGGCCGGTTGAGCGATGTGCGCATCCCGCCGGACAAGATCCGCGAGCTGCAGCTCAACCTGATTCGCAGCCATGCCTGTGGCGTGGGTGCGCCGCTCGGGACGCCGGTGGTGCGCGCCATGCTGCTGCTGCGCGCTAACTCGCTCGCCAAAGGGTTTTCCGGCGTCCGGCCCCGGGTGGTCGAGGCGCTGTGCGCGCTACTGAACCGGCGCGTGCATCCCGTCGTTCCCAGCCAGGGATCGGTGGGCGCGAGCGGCGACCTGGCGCCGTTGGCGCACCTGGCGCTGGTGCTGATTGGCGAAGGTGAGGCCGAATATAACGGCCGCGTCATGTCGGGCAGGGCGGCGCTGCAACAGGCGGGCCTGCGGCCGCTCACGCTCGAAGCCAAGGAGGGCCTGTCGGTACTCAACGGCACCAACGCCATGCTCGCCAGCGGCTCGCTCAGCCTGCTCACTGCCGAGCGCTTGGTGGAAGCGGCCGAAGTGATCGGCGCACTCTCGCTGGAGTCGCTGCGCGGCACGCCGGCGGCCTTCGACGCCCGCCTGCAGGAAGTGCGCGGCCAGACGGGCCAGGCCGTTTCCGCAGAAAAGCTGCGGCGGCTGATTGCCGGCAGCGCCATCCGGCGATCGCACCTGCATTGCAATCGCGTGCAGGATGCTTACAGCCTGCGCTGCATGCCGCAGGTGCATGGCGCCGTACGCGACACCCTGGCTTTCGTGCGCCGGACGTTTACCAACGAAGCCAACGCCGCGGTAGACAATCCTCTGGTATTTCCGACGCCCGGCAGCGCCGCGAATGGCGCTGTGCTCAGTGGCGGCAATTTTCATGGCGAACCGCTGGCCTACGGCCTCGACTACCTCGCCATTGCCCTCTGCGGCCTGGCCGGTATTTCCGAACGCCGCCTCGAACGCCTGGTCAATCCGGCCCTGAACGAAGGCTTGCCGGCGTTTCTCGCGCCCGATGCCGGTTTGAATTCCGGCTTGATGATGGCGCAGGTTACGGCGGCCGCGCTGGTGGCCGACAACCGCGTGCTCGCGCATCCGGCATCGGTCGATAGCATCACGACGTCAGGCAATAAGGAAGACTACGTCTCTATGGGCATGGGCGCCGCGCTCAAGCTGGAACGCGTGGTCGCCAATACCGCCTCGGTGCTGGGCATCGAACTGGTGGCCGCCTCGCACGCACTCAAGCACCTCGAACCCCTGCTGCCCGGCCGCCGCCTGCAAGCCGTACTCGCCATCGTGCGCCAGCGCATCCCACCGCTCGGCCGCGACCGCATCCAGGCGCCTGACCTCGCCGCCGCGCGCGAGCTGATCCTCGCCGGCGCGATCCTCTAA
- a CDS encoding S9 family peptidase translates to MIDQRSARSTISRIVIPRSAAMIFAFRQRASSTSNVVFIVWPYYHILRCRPGFGLIRAMLRLFSLILLSAGLALAQTPKFTNCVTNAQMRDYGTVSNPQLSPNGHEVVWVQHESTADGAASHLWIAPSDGSAPARQITFSPASDKFGESSPEWLPDGSAILFTAKRGAAHQIFRLPIGGGEAAPITLETGKLALSPGRFEVSPNGKWIVFSARQPQTEQEKKDKKDKKDAVIVGQNTNPTRIWLYSLTGKTITAVTPMSEEAEGFAWSPNSNQLAISVGPAENHAELPPSSKLEIVSVTNLSNVRTVAGIPPTIQTFAFSPNGQRIAYLAQSEHDTPPGVSDLYVTATDGSDAPHDLSGSSSFAISGYGGGLVWNHDGNGIYVEAQHGTSRALLAFGLSGDTPQWQAAATAIASGYSTNHAQTGWAFIAQSTDRMPQVVYASSPDTPGKVLSNNNPDWPQTGWRGATPVSWQGPDNLTIHGLYYQPASCPGGSPASDGKTPMILRAHGGPTGAFTETFDPFMQWLTSQGWAVLEINPRGSTGYGWQFTAADRNDLGGKDFLDEMAGLDWALAHKPVDAKRLGMFGYSYGGEMAGFIEGKTDRFAAIVSGAPVIDQYSEYGTERGPNYDEWFFGRPWQRPADAWRQSGLSYAKNAKTPLLLLQGQADTTDPLGQSEEEYRALFEDGVPVRLVTFPGDDHGPLAEAIFGAPSHDPWHGYEGRSQILDWYTQWFKKAESSER, encoded by the coding sequence ATGATCGACCAACGCAGCGCACGCTCGACCATCTCCCGCATCGTGATCCCACGCTCGGCAGCAATGATCTTCGCCTTCCGCCAGAGGGCCTCGTCAACTTCGAACGTGGTTTTCATAGTATGGCCATATTACCATATCTTGCGTTGCCGGCCGGGCTTTGGTCTAATCCGAGCTATGTTGCGGCTCTTCTCGCTCATTCTGCTCTCGGCCGGCTTGGCGCTGGCGCAAACCCCGAAATTCACCAATTGCGTGACCAACGCGCAGATGCGCGACTATGGCACGGTGAGCAACCCGCAGCTTTCGCCCAACGGGCACGAGGTGGTGTGGGTGCAGCATGAATCGACCGCCGATGGCGCCGCCAGCCATCTCTGGATAGCGCCGAGTGATGGATCGGCGCCGGCGCGGCAAATCACCTTCTCACCGGCGTCGGATAAATTCGGCGAGAGTTCGCCCGAATGGCTGCCCGACGGCTCGGCGATTCTGTTTACCGCCAAGCGCGGCGCCGCGCACCAGATTTTTCGGCTGCCCATCGGTGGTGGTGAGGCAGCACCGATTACCCTCGAGACGGGCAAGCTGGCGCTCAGCCCGGGCCGCTTCGAGGTCTCGCCAAATGGAAAATGGATTGTATTTAGCGCGCGCCAGCCACAGACCGAACAGGAAAAGAAAGACAAAAAGGACAAGAAAGACGCAGTGATCGTCGGCCAGAACACCAACCCCACCCGCATCTGGCTCTACTCGCTGACCGGTAAGACGATAACCGCGGTCACACCCATGTCGGAAGAAGCGGAAGGTTTCGCCTGGAGTCCGAACTCCAACCAGCTCGCCATCAGCGTAGGTCCGGCGGAAAATCATGCCGAGCTGCCGCCCAGCTCGAAGTTGGAAATCGTATCGGTCACCAACCTCAGCAACGTCCGCACCGTTGCCGGAATCCCGCCGACGATTCAGACCTTCGCATTCTCACCCAACGGCCAGCGGATTGCCTACCTGGCGCAGTCGGAGCACGATACGCCGCCGGGCGTAAGCGACCTCTATGTGACTGCGACCGACGGCAGCGACGCGCCGCACGATTTAAGCGGATCGAGTTCATTTGCCATCAGCGGTTATGGCGGCGGGCTGGTTTGGAATCACGACGGCAACGGCATTTACGTCGAGGCGCAGCACGGGACCAGCCGCGCGCTGCTGGCATTTGGCCTATCGGGCGACACGCCGCAATGGCAGGCCGCCGCAACGGCGATTGCCAGCGGCTACTCCACCAATCACGCCCAAACCGGCTGGGCCTTCATCGCGCAATCCACGGACCGCATGCCGCAAGTTGTCTATGCGAGCTCACCCGATACGCCTGGCAAGGTGCTGAGCAACAACAACCCGGACTGGCCGCAAACCGGCTGGCGCGGAGCGACCCCGGTTTCCTGGCAAGGACCGGACAACCTGACCATCCACGGCCTGTACTATCAGCCGGCCTCGTGTCCCGGCGGCTCGCCTGCGAGTGACGGCAAAACCCCGATGATCCTGCGCGCTCACGGCGGGCCGACGGGCGCCTTCACGGAAACCTTCGACCCGTTCATGCAATGGCTGACCTCCCAGGGCTGGGCGGTGCTGGAGATCAACCCGCGCGGCAGCACCGGCTACGGCTGGCAGTTCACCGCTGCAGACCGCAACGATTTGGGCGGTAAGGATTTTCTCGATGAAATGGCGGGGCTTGATTGGGCGCTGGCGCACAAGCCGGTCGACGCCAAGCGGTTGGGCATGTTCGGCTACAGCTATGGCGGCGAGATGGCCGGCTTCATCGAAGGCAAGACTGACCGCTTTGCCGCCATCGTCTCCGGCGCACCGGTGATCGATCAGTACAGCGAGTACGGCACCGAACGCGGCCCGAACTATGACGAGTGGTTCTTTGGCCGCCCCTGGCAGCGGCCGGCCGATGCCTGGCGCCAATCCGGGCTCTCCTACGCCAAAAACGCCAAAACGCCGCTCTTGCTGCTGCAAGGCCAGGCGGATACGACCGACCCATTGGGACAGTCGGAAGAGGAATACCGCGCGCTCTTCGAAGACGGTGTGCCGGTGCGTCTAGTGACCTTCCCCGGCGACGATCATGGCCCGTTGGCGGAAGCCATTTTCGGCGCGCCCAGCCATGACCCCTGGCACGGCTACGAAGGCCGCTCGCAAATCCTTGACTGGTACACCCAATGGTTCAAGAAGGCTGAATCAAGCGAACGCTAA
- a CDS encoding thioredoxin domain-containing protein, with translation MPNRLAAAASPYLQLHASNPVDWYPWGEAAFARARELDRPIFLSIGYYTCHWCHVMERESFSEAACAELLNDNFVSIKVDREERPDIDRLYMSFVQATTGGGGWPMSVFLTPDRKPFHGGTYYPPRDRHGLPSFSRLLRTIAAAWRDDRPRLLAAANDVSAYLEQALTPAAAAAGASTSAAVMLQDSWPKLFAELKASYDPASGGFGGAPKFPRPVAHAFLLRYAKLHQGEPEAGEAIAMVTSSLRAMVRGGVHDQLAGGFHRYAVDAAWRVPHFEKMLYDQAQLASSFVEAWQVTHASDLAEAASSTCDFVLHEMTSSEGGFYSAQDADSPVPENHRELSGSHEGEGAYYLWTQEEINGLLQPEPAALFCRAYGVKTDGNVAMPLDPQGEFRGRNILYLADEAASQDPKLTEARALLYARRRERPAPPIDTKILTAWNGLMISALAQTAAALDEPSFRAAAMRAATFIEASRWDRSAQLLRRTAEVDGFAEDYAYLIQGLLDLHQASLEPHWLEWAHLLQQAQEERFAAPGGGYYSSQPDPELLLRVREDYDGAEPSPNSVAVSNLLRLGLWYENEGWREKAEAVITAFADKLRTMPQALPLLCAQLEAVAAPPRRLMIAGDPAASDTHALLAIARRRFLPGYWIMPAAAPASGRAAAYLCEDYTCQLPVTTPEALEQALI, from the coding sequence GTGCCCAATCGTCTTGCTGCCGCCGCCAGCCCGTACCTGCAACTGCATGCGTCCAATCCCGTGGATTGGTATCCTTGGGGCGAGGCGGCGTTTGCGCGCGCGCGGGAGCTGGACCGGCCGATTTTTCTCTCCATCGGCTACTACACCTGCCATTGGTGCCACGTCATGGAGCGGGAGTCGTTTTCCGAAGCCGCCTGCGCGGAATTGCTGAACGACAACTTCGTCTCCATCAAGGTAGACCGGGAAGAGCGACCCGACATTGACCGGCTCTACATGAGTTTCGTACAGGCAACGACCGGCGGTGGCGGCTGGCCCATGTCGGTGTTCTTGACGCCCGACCGGAAGCCATTTCATGGCGGCACCTATTACCCGCCGCGCGACCGCCATGGCTTGCCCTCCTTTAGCCGGCTGCTGCGCACCATTGCCGCGGCCTGGCGTGACGACCGGCCACGTCTGCTCGCTGCTGCTAATGATGTGAGCGCGTACTTAGAGCAGGCGCTCACGCCGGCGGCCGCCGCTGCGGGAGCATCTACTTCGGCGGCGGTGATGCTCCAGGATTCGTGGCCAAAACTCTTTGCCGAGCTGAAGGCCAGCTACGATCCCGCCAGCGGCGGCTTCGGCGGCGCCCCGAAATTTCCCCGGCCGGTGGCGCATGCGTTTCTGCTTCGCTACGCCAAGCTCCACCAAGGCGAGCCCGAAGCCGGCGAGGCCATCGCCATGGTCACCTCCAGCCTGCGCGCCATGGTCCGCGGCGGAGTCCATGACCAGCTCGCCGGCGGCTTTCACCGCTACGCGGTCGATGCCGCCTGGCGCGTGCCGCACTTTGAAAAAATGCTCTACGACCAGGCGCAACTGGCCTCCTCGTTTGTTGAAGCCTGGCAGGTCACGCACGCGAGCGATTTGGCTGAAGCTGCGAGCTCGACCTGCGATTTTGTGCTGCATGAAATGACCAGCTCTGAGGGCGGTTTCTATTCGGCCCAGGATGCCGACAGTCCGGTTCCGGAAAACCACCGTGAGTTGAGTGGGAGCCACGAAGGCGAGGGCGCCTATTATCTCTGGACACAGGAGGAGATCAACGGCCTGCTGCAGCCCGAGCCAGCCGCGCTTTTCTGCCGCGCCTATGGAGTGAAAACGGACGGCAATGTGGCCATGCCGCTTGATCCCCAAGGCGAGTTCCGTGGCCGCAATATTCTCTACCTAGCCGATGAAGCCGCCAGCCAGGACCCGAAACTTACCGAAGCGCGCGCGCTTTTGTACGCCCGGCGTCGTGAGCGCCCGGCGCCGCCGATCGACACCAAGATTTTGACGGCCTGGAACGGGCTGATGATTTCCGCCCTGGCGCAAACTGCGGCGGCGCTCGATGAACCCAGCTTCCGGGCGGCCGCCATGCGCGCCGCTACGTTCATCGAGGCCTCGCGTTGGGACCGCTCGGCGCAACTGCTGCGCCGCACGGCTGAAGTTGATGGTTTTGCCGAAGACTACGCCTATCTCATTCAGGGCCTGCTCGACCTGCATCAGGCCAGCCTCGAGCCGCACTGGCTGGAGTGGGCGCACCTCTTACAGCAAGCACAGGAAGAACGCTTTGCCGCACCCGGCGGTGGCTATTATTCCTCGCAGCCCGATCCCGAGCTGCTGCTGCGCGTGCGCGAGGATTATGACGGCGCCGAACCTTCGCCCAACTCGGTCGCGGTCTCCAACCTGCTGCGGCTAGGCCTTTGGTATGAGAACGAGGGCTGGCGGGAAAAGGCGGAAGCGGTAATTACGGCGTTCGCCGACAAGCTGCGCACGATGCCGCAGGCGCTGCCGTTGCTGTGCGCCCAGCTTGAGGCAGTCGCGGCACCGCCGCGGCGGCTGATGATCGCCGGTGATCCAGCCGCGAGCGACACCCATGCCCTTCTCGCCATCGCGCGCCGGCGCTTCCTGCCCGGTTACTGGATTATGCCTGCAGCCGCACCGGCGTCGGGCAGGGCGGCTGCATATCTTTGCGAGGATTACACTTGCCAGCTTCCGGTCACTACTCCCGAAGCTCTCGAGCAAGCACTGATCTGA
- a CDS encoding redoxin domain-containing protein, whose translation MSAIVGELALEFSLPDTDTHVRWLSEFHRLGPVVLLFMPSAYGWRPRWQLWSLLRHYDSFVEMATEVVVVTRDPLPELRIFQIRRGFPFVFLSDRDGAVARSYDVLPGRAGAFVITTTGVIRLHRVVEGMGLRSSGASLLRLLHRLDGRDRLPARAR comes from the coding sequence ATGTCAGCGATAGTCGGTGAGTTGGCGTTGGAATTTAGCCTACCCGACACGGACACCCACGTGCGGTGGCTAAGCGAATTTCATCGTTTGGGGCCAGTGGTGCTGCTGTTTATGCCGAGTGCCTACGGCTGGCGGCCACGCTGGCAACTCTGGAGCCTGCTGCGGCACTATGACAGCTTCGTGGAGATGGCCACCGAGGTTGTCGTGGTCACCCGTGACCCGCTTCCGGAGTTGCGCATTTTCCAGATCCGCCGCGGCTTCCCTTTCGTGTTCCTGTCGGACCGCGACGGCGCCGTGGCCCGCAGCTATGATGTGCTCCCGGGACGTGCGGGGGCGTTTGTAATCACCACCACGGGCGTGATCCGGCTGCACCGCGTGGTTGAAGGCATGGGGTTGCGCAGCTCGGGCGCTTCCCTGCTGCGGCTGCTGCACCGGCTCGACGGCCGGGATCGTCTGCCCGCCCGTGCCCGTTAA
- a CDS encoding PAS domain-containing sensor histidine kinase, with translation MARLPPKRPQPEVWLGISEFQATKVLDATSEGIYVLDPEGRCLWSNPAAAHIFGYESPQAYVGKQMHAVVHHTRADGTPFPESECRGLQSLRAGAGVVQSQEMLWRADGTSFYAEARVNPVYENGQLQFAVVMLRDITERLRLEEQYRHAQKMEAVGRIAAGTAHDFNNLLTVISGYTQLLLKDPPDPVRSKRLHGIKQAAASAAMLTRQLLAFSRTDPANPTVLDLNQVVASAEPLVRSTTGNQVELEMTLAPDLPPVIADFHEIEQALMNLVVNACDAMPQGGRLSIRTCAVASSPAALRAQALQPCACVLLEVTDSGIGMDEATRTQMFEPFFTTKPPSQGTGLGLAMVMSAVRQANGGVTVESEPGRGTKLQVFLPVAKELAVKAKAAAASSAPDR, from the coding sequence TTGGCAAGGCTTCCCCCAAAGCGCCCACAGCCGGAAGTTTGGCTTGGCATCTCCGAATTCCAGGCCACGAAAGTGCTCGACGCTACGAGCGAAGGGATTTATGTGCTCGATCCCGAGGGGCGTTGTCTGTGGTCGAATCCGGCCGCGGCGCATATCTTTGGCTACGAAAGCCCGCAGGCGTATGTCGGCAAGCAAATGCATGCGGTCGTGCATCATACCCGCGCGGACGGCACCCCTTTTCCGGAGTCCGAATGCCGTGGTCTCCAGAGCCTGCGCGCAGGCGCTGGAGTGGTTCAATCTCAGGAGATGCTCTGGCGTGCTGACGGCACCAGTTTTTACGCCGAAGCCCGTGTCAACCCGGTTTACGAAAATGGGCAGCTGCAGTTTGCGGTGGTCATGTTGCGCGACATCACCGAGCGGCTCCGGCTGGAAGAGCAATACCGGCATGCGCAAAAGATGGAGGCGGTCGGCCGCATCGCCGCCGGCACCGCGCACGATTTCAACAATCTGCTGACCGTGATCAGCGGCTACACGCAGCTTCTGCTGAAAGATCCGCCGGATCCGGTCCGGAGCAAGCGCCTGCATGGCATCAAACAGGCCGCCGCCAGCGCCGCCATGCTGACGCGCCAGTTGCTCGCCTTCAGCCGCACCGACCCTGCCAATCCGACGGTGCTGGATCTGAATCAGGTGGTGGCGTCGGCCGAGCCGCTGGTCCGCAGCACGACGGGCAATCAAGTCGAACTGGAGATGACCCTGGCGCCCGACTTGCCGCCCGTGATCGCTGATTTCCATGAAATCGAGCAGGCGCTGATGAATCTCGTGGTCAACGCCTGCGATGCGATGCCGCAAGGCGGCCGGCTGAGCATCCGCACCTGCGCGGTGGCGTCGTCTCCGGCGGCGCTGCGCGCGCAAGCCCTGCAACCCTGCGCCTGCGTTCTACTCGAGGTCACCGACAGCGGAATTGGCATGGACGAGGCCACCAGAACCCAGATGTTCGAGCCTTTTTTCACGACCAAACCGCCGAGTCAGGGCACCGGGCTGGGCCTGGCGATGGTCATGAGCGCGGTGCGGCAGGCAAATGGCGGCGTCACGGTTGAGAGCGAGCCCGGCCGGGGAACGAAGCTGCAGGTTTTCCTGCCGGTAGCGAAAGAGCTAGCGGTGAAGGCCAAAGCCGCAGCAGCATCTTCCGCGCCAGACCGGTAA